A stretch of DNA from Natrinema halophilum:
GGAATCGGAACGTGATCAGGACCAGGCGATCGAGGACGTGATTCGCGAGCGGGTCGACGAACAGCTGGCAGCGCGACTGGGAGAGGGTGCTCGCCCCGGAACGAGGTACGCAAATGGGCATGGCCGGGAGGTCGCACAGTCGCCTGAACCACAGGATGTCAACGTCACGATTTCCCTGGAAGGGGCTGTGGCCCAGTCGGACGGCCAGTCCCAGACCGCTCGCGTTCGCAGCCGGGAAACGGCCGACGGTGATCAGTCGGTGAACCGACCACGGGAGCAGACTGGATCGCAACCCCACGATCGCGACGGAGCAAGGCAGTGCAACCAGTGTGGCGACCATCTCAATGGCGACCACGTCTATTGTCCAAACTGTGGTGAAAAAGCCTCGCGGCGGTTGTTCTGTGACTGCGGCGACGAGATCCGTTCCGACTGGTCGTTTTGCCCCGGGTGCGGCAGACGGACACCTGCAGCGGACGTCCTCGAGTCGGACGGTACCCAATACTGACCAGTGTAAGACATGGAAAGTCACACTGGGCGAAAGTTTTATTATCCAAGCCAAACATCGCCTTAGTCGCGTAAGACGGAATGTCTTACACCCGTCGATAAGACGGAAAATCGCCCCAGAGCGGGTGGTTGCGGTGTAAGACACGCCGCGTCTGACAGGGGCGCACCACCGTCTTACCCCCAACGGGGAATACAACCATGGAGCGTGTAACACTGCGAATCCCGAAACAGCAGATCGAGGAAGTCGAACAGTTAGTCGACTCGGGCGAGTTCCCGAACCGGAGCGAAGCGATCCGGTCGGCCGTCCGTGAGATGGTCAACGAACAACAGGACGGGCCGAACGAACGGTCCGGCAAACGCAACTGGGCCAAGGTATAACGATGCAAGACATCGTTCAGGATGCGTTAGAGAACGCGGAGGAAGAGGCCCGGGAAATGGACGTCTCGATGGACGATGACGAATTTGGCGACCCCCGAATCGTCATCGTCGGTTGTGGCGGTGCCGGAAACAACACGATCAATCGACTGTATAACATCGGCGTCGACGGCGCCGATACCGTGGCGATCAACACGGACAAACAGCACCTCAAGATGATCGAGGCTGACACGAAGATTCTCGTGGGCAAGTCGCTCACGAATGGGCTCGGGGCTGGTGGCGATCCGTCGATGGGCGAGCGCGCCACAGAGATGGCTCAGAGCACGATCAAGGACGTTCTCGGCGACGCGGACCTCGTGTTCGTGACCGCCGGAATGGGCGGTGGCACCGGCACGGGTGCAGCCCCCGTCGTCTCGAAAATCGCCAAAGAGCAGGGTGCGATCGTCGTCGGCATGGTCTCGACTCCGTTCAACGTCGAACGTGCCCGCACGGTCAAAGCCGAGGAAGGCCTCGAGAAATTGCGAGAGCAGGCCGACTCGATCATCGTGTTGGACAACAACCGACTGCTCGATTACGTCCCGAATCTGCCGATCGGAAAGGCGTTTTCGGTGATGGATCAGATCATCGCCGAAACCGTCAAAGGAATCTCGGAGACAATCACCCAGCCGTCACTAATCAACCTGGACTACGCCGATATGTCCACGATAATGAATCAGGGCGGCGTCGCCGTCATGCTGGTCGGCGAGACCCAGGACAAGAACAAGACCGACGAGGTTGTCAAAGATGCGATGAACCATCCGCTTTTGGACGTCGACTACCGCGGCGCCTCGGGCGGACTCGTTCACATCACCGGTGGCCCCGACCTGACGCTGAAAGAGGCCGAGGGCATCGCCGACAATATCACCGAACGCCTCGAGGCGAGCGCAAACGTGATTTGGGGTGCCCGTATTCAGGAGAACTACAAGGGCAAAGTACGCGTCATGGCGATCATGACCGGCGTTCAGAGCGCCCAGGTTCTCGGCCCGACGACTCAGAAGCAGGCCGATAAGTCCCGTGCGAGCATCGAGGGACTGAACGACGGCGACTTCGACGCAAGCAACAACGTCGAGAGCCGAACGTCGGATTTCGGCGCACAGAGTGATGGCGGGCGCGACAAGGTCGAACAACAGAACGGCGTCGACGTCATTCGCTAACAGCGGACCCGCTCGAGCGAATTTCTCGAAGTAGTCCGGACGCTTTCAGCGTTCCTACCACTACTGGAGGAACCTCAATTCTGTGATCGTTTGAAAGAGAGAAACACAGCTGTCACCTCGTGAACGGATAGTCCGAGGGTTCACTTCGTGAACTGATAGTCCGAGGGTGAGTGTATATTGCGAAAACGGCGCGTAAACGGACTCCAGGCGGATGTGTTTTGTATGGTAATTTATGCGAGCGATTCGAGCAACGAACACTTCCGACAGACTTCTCGAGTCGTGGTCGAACCGCACTCGACGCAGTTTTGGAGGTCGGCGCCGTTGTCACCGGCGTACCGTTCCGCCGCGATATCCGCCAGTTCCTCGTATCCCGAGAGGATCGAGTGGCGGGTGCCCGGGTGATTCTCTTCGAGTTCGTAGAGAAGTTGCTGTATTTCGCCACGATATGCTTCGCTCGCGTGCGGGCACTCGGTAATGTGTGCTGGGAGGTCGTTGACGTGGGCGTAGAGGGCGACTTCCTTTTCGGGGACGTCACGCAGCGGTTTCGCACGTGGAACGAACTCATCTTGCTCCTCGCGGTCCGAAAGCGGGCCGAGACTCGCGTCGAAATGCTTTGCGATCTGCTCGACGTCGCCTTCGAGGACGTTCATCAGTGCGGTCTGGGCTTCGTCGTCAAGGTTGTGGCCCGTGAGAAGGAGGTCGGCTTCGAGTTCCGTTGCGTAGTTCGAAAGCAGGTCCCGCCGGAAGACGCCGCAGTACGCACAGGGAGCCATGTTCTCAGGGTCGTCTTCGACGACATCGTCCATTCGGACGCCGAATTCTTCTTCGTAGCTGACTAGTTCGTGTCGGATTCCGAGCTCTTCGCTGAGTTCCACGCAAGCCTCGACCGATTTGTCCCGGTAGCCGTCGATGCCTTCGTGAATCGTCAGGCCGACGAGTTCGATGCGGGGATCTTTGGCGAAGGTATCGTGGAGGATCTGTGTGAGGACGACGCTGTCCTTGCCGCCCGAGAGGCCGATCACCCACGTCTGGGGATTCTCTGGCGTCGCATCGTGCGGAACGAGGTCGTCCCGTCGGATTCGGCGGCGAACCCGCTTTTCGACCGACTCACGGAAGTGGTCGGCACAGAGGTGTGCCCCGGAGTAGGCTGCGTGCATGATCGCCTCCTCGTCACACCGATTGCAGTCCATCGCGGTCACGTTGCCGTCGAACGCGTATGTCCGTTTCGTCTCTTCGCTATCGATACAGCCGGCGATCGAATCCGACGCGATCGGCTACTGGTTGTGACGATCGAAACGTATTACGGCTGTCTGTCTGTCGACACCACGTGATGAGTTACGACAGATCGCCGTCGACGGAGTATCGGCAGATCGACGACTTCGAGAGCGGCGTCGGCTGGTTCGCCCACCCAGACGAGGCCGGCCGTCGCGCGAGTCATGCCCTGGTCGGGGACGGGGGTGACGTCTGGCTGTTCGATCCGATCGAGGCACCCGGGATAGACGAAGAGATTCGGTCTTTTGGCGACGTTGCAGGCGTCGTCGTCTGTTCGGCATACCACGCTCGAGACGCCGACAGGTTCGCCCGCCGATTCGACGTGCCCGTTTACGTCCCATCGTGGCTGGCCCGCGTTCACGAGCGGGTCGACGCACCCATCGAGCGCTTCGACGGAGCGTACCCGAGTCGGGATTCGAGGTGCGCGAGGTGAGTCCGATCCCCGGGTGGTCCGAAGCGGTCGCCTATCGGCGGTCGGTCGGAACGCTGTACGTACCCGATCTCCTCGGGACAGCGCCGCCGTACCTCGTGGACGACGAGCGACTCGCGGTCTATCTACTCCTTCGACCCATCGTCCCGACGAACGTTTTCGAAGGCATCGCACCGAAACGGATCCTCGTCGGACACGGGACCGGAATCTTCTCGGATGCTGCAAGCGCCCTCGCCGAGGCACTCTCGACCGCTCGACGGCGGTTTCCACGCGCACTCCTCGAGGGCAGTCCACAGCTCCGTGCGTTGGTCGACGCGCTCTAAAGATTCGTTGGACGCCGCGTCGGCGTTAGGCAGGGACGGTCGGGCGCTCCTCGACGGCCTCTGACCCATCATCGAGGGCCGCAAGCAGGAGGTCGACGTACTGCTCGCGATCGGGGGCCGAAAACAGTTCGTGACCGCCATCGTAGAGGACGACGTGTTCTGCAGGGACCCGCTCGCCGATCGGGCGGAGGCTGATGACGGGATCACGAAGCGAGCAGAAGACGACGGCGTCGTGGTCGATCGTCAGCAGATCCCGCTGTGCGCGGCGAGTTTCACGGATGAACGCTGGAGAGATCCACGATGGAATCGTGGCGAGCTGGTGGTCAGTCGCCCGTTCGCCGAGTGCCTCTCTGTCCATGTTGCTGATCGGCAAACACGGAAACGTGGTCGGGATCATGGATATCGCCTCCAGCAACGGTTCGGGGAACCCCTCGTCGTATCCCCACCACGGACTCAGGTAGACGTGATTATCCGCGCCGTCGAGGGCCTGTGCGACGAGCGAGCCGGCACTGTGACCCAGCAGCTGGTAGTCGTCTACGTCGCGGACGTACTCGGCGACCGGCTCGAGCCAGTCAGCTTTGAAGTCGTCAATGTTGGTGGGGAGTTCGAACGCGTGGACCCGGTAGCCCGCCCCGGTCAGGTTTCCGATGAGCCAACTCATGTTCTCGTGGGTCCAGCGGTTTCCCCAGCCCATGACGAAGACGAGTTCCTCGTCGCCGTCCTCGTTGAAGATCCGGTGTCGCATAGGATTCCGTTCGCCGCGAACAGACAAAAACCTGAACTCCTGACCCAGGTACCGAGAGTGTCGACTACGTATCGGAGCAGACGGTACCGGGGATCGTCACTGCGCTCGTGACGGTCATCATCGATCCGTCCGGAACTCCAGCGAGCCGGTTCGCAATCGTCCTGCGAATCGATGCGGGACGCCCGCGAACCGAGAAACGGTTTTAGACGTCGAGTCCCAACGACGAGCGATGAGTGGATTCGACCGAGACGAAGCGGTCGACCGCCTCGAGCGGCTCGTCGATACCGTCGAGGAAGAACGGATGCCGGTGCCGGTCCGCGAGGTGTGGGCGTTCGGCGACGTCGCGCTTGGGCTCGATCCGGTCGAGCGACTGGACGTTTACGCCACCAAAGACGTTCTCGTACGCGACGATAGCGCGACCTCGATTTCGAGCACCGACGCTGAGGGTGCCCATGGCGGTGATGGCGAGGAAAGGGGTCCGGATGCCCGTTTCCGCGAATCTCACGGTGTCCGGGGCGTCGGAAAATCCGTCAGAGCGGATTGGGCCGTCGAGTTTCCCCATTTTCTCCGGGCCAACGAAAGCGGCCACGCTGCCCCGGAACGGTGTCTCGCAGCCCACCTCCTGGGGGATGACGAACCAATTCATTTCGAGGTCTGCAACTCGCGATTCGAGGACAACGTCACCCAGCGACTTCGTGGCGCGCAGTTGCGCGAGGACTACACCCAGTTGCTCGACCCGCGGGGGGTTTGTCTCTGGGCCGACGGCACCAGAAGCGAGGAGGCATTTCGAAAACTGCGAGAGAGCGAACTAGCGCTGCCGACGTTGTCAGCGGCTCTCGAGATGTTGGGGATGGACGACGACGAGGCCGAAGCCGCGGCCAAGGAACTCCACGCGTGGCGCTCGCGCCAGGACGGCGTAACGGTACGCGGTGACGTCGTTTGAAATCGCTCGTCACGCTGGTAGCGACTGCGTTCCGGACCCCTCGTCCGATTTGGGCGGGACCGAACTGCCATCGCGAATCCGGCACTGTCGTCGTCCCGTGATCGCCTTCGCTCGAGGAACGCGGACAGCGAGTCGCCGTTTCTTCGAACGCGGGCCGTTACCGGGGGAATCAAGCGATATCGGCCCGGGCGAACCACAGTTGGGCGGCGACGAGGAGAGCGACGGTCATCGCAACGAGGATCGCCGCACCCGCGAGGTCGTAACTTCCCTCGAGCAGGATCGCGTTCGGGTCGTAGTACCGCATCGGGGCAATCGCTCCGACCACCTCGGCGTCAGTTCCCGTCAGGAGCGATTCGGTCAGAAACAGCGCGAACGTCACTCCGAGGGCGACACGTTGGGCGATCCCCGCTCGGTCGAAAACGACCGATGCGAGCAGACCGATCCCGGCACAGGCAAAGAGGTACGGGATCGAAAACAGGTGGACCGCGATGACGTCCGCGGCGGCCAGTTGCTCGTCGATTAGTTCCGCACCGACGTAGACCACGATCGGCGGCAAGAGGTTCGCGACGACGACCGGGACGGCTACCGCCGCGAACCGCTCTCCGACCAGTCGCGTTCGGGAAATCGGCATCGCCAGGAGGACGTCCATCCGGCCACGATCGACGTCGTCGGCGATCGTCCCCGCCGTACTGTAGGCCAAGTACAGCCCCAGCAGGATCACCCAGCCGAACGTATAGAGTTCGAACGAGAGAAACCCGCCCAGACTGGCCATCGTCTGAATGCCCATCACCTGCAATATCGGTTCCGGATAGGCCGATAGCAACTGATCTAGATCGACTTCGGCCCGAAACGACGGGTAGACCCAGATGACCATCGCGGCGAGCAACGAGAGGCCGATCGAGAGGTAGATGCTCCCTCGTACCCGGCGGCGACCATCGTATCGGGTCAACTCAAACATCGTTACCACCCTCGACACCGGTGCCGGCGGCGACGCGATCCGTCCCTGTCGATTCGTCGTCCAGGTCGTTCTCGCCGTAAAATCGCATGAACACATCCTCGAGCGGTGCCTCCTCGATCGAGAGATCGTGCAGTTTGTACTCCCGGAGGCGCTCGAGAAGAACGTTGACGTCGCCGGTGAACGTAAACGTGTATTCGGGTTCCGACGCACCGGATTCGCCGCCTGCTGGACCGTCCGGTCCGGAAACGGTGTGGCTCTCGAGTTCGTGAACGCCCGCGATCTTGAGGTCGTTCGAGTCGATTGGCTCTACAGCGTGCAGACGGACGACTTTTCCGCTTCTTTCCAGCAGCGTCTCGACCGGCTCGACCGTGACGAGCCGGCCGTTTCGAATGATTCCGACCCGGTCGCAAA
This window harbors:
- a CDS encoding ribbon-helix-helix protein, CopG family: MSKITFRADDDLVEQLESLDASKSEAMREALRSYLEADDATGGSGSDSESERDQDQAIEDVIRERVDEQLAARLGEGARPGTRYANGHGREVAQSPEPQDVNVTISLEGAVAQSDGQSQTARVRSRETADGDQSVNRPREQTGSQPHDRDGARQCNQCGDHLNGDHVYCPNCGEKASRRLFCDCGDEIRSDWSFCPGCGRRTPAADVLESDGTQY
- a CDS encoding ribbon-helix-helix domain-containing protein, whose translation is MERVTLRIPKQQIEEVEQLVDSGEFPNRSEAIRSAVREMVNEQQDGPNERSGKRNWAKV
- the ftsZ gene encoding cell division protein FtsZ; this encodes MQDIVQDALENAEEEAREMDVSMDDDEFGDPRIVIVGCGGAGNNTINRLYNIGVDGADTVAINTDKQHLKMIEADTKILVGKSLTNGLGAGGDPSMGERATEMAQSTIKDVLGDADLVFVTAGMGGGTGTGAAPVVSKIAKEQGAIVVGMVSTPFNVERARTVKAEEGLEKLREQADSIIVLDNNRLLDYVPNLPIGKAFSVMDQIIAETVKGISETITQPSLINLDYADMSTIMNQGGVAVMLVGETQDKNKTDEVVKDAMNHPLLDVDYRGASGGLVHITGGPDLTLKEAEGIADNITERLEASANVIWGARIQENYKGKVRVMAIMTGVQSAQVLGPTTQKQADKSRASIEGLNDGDFDASNNVESRTSDFGAQSDGGRDKVEQQNGVDVIR
- the ncsA gene encoding tRNA 2-thiolation protein NcsA, encoding MDCNRCDEEAIMHAAYSGAHLCADHFRESVEKRVRRRIRRDDLVPHDATPENPQTWVIGLSGGKDSVVLTQILHDTFAKDPRIELVGLTIHEGIDGYRDKSVEACVELSEELGIRHELVSYEEEFGVRMDDVVEDDPENMAPCAYCGVFRRDLLSNYATELEADLLLTGHNLDDEAQTALMNVLEGDVEQIAKHFDASLGPLSDREEQDEFVPRAKPLRDVPEKEVALYAHVNDLPAHITECPHASEAYRGEIQQLLYELEENHPGTRHSILSGYEELADIAAERYAGDNGADLQNCVECGSTTTREVCRKCSLLESLA
- a CDS encoding alpha/beta fold hydrolase, which codes for MRHRIFNEDGDEELVFVMGWGNRWTHENMSWLIGNLTGAGYRVHAFELPTNIDDFKADWLEPVAEYVRDVDDYQLLGHSAGSLVAQALDGADNHVYLSPWWGYDEGFPEPLLEAISMIPTTFPCLPISNMDREALGERATDHQLATIPSWISPAFIRETRRAQRDLLTIDHDAVVFCSLRDPVISLRPIGERVPAEHVVLYDGGHELFSAPDREQYVDLLLAALDDGSEAVEERPTVPA
- a CDS encoding DUF7095 family protein; amino-acid sequence: MSGFDRDEAVDRLERLVDTVEEERMPVPVREVWAFGDVALGLDPVERLDVYATKDVLVRDDSATSISSTDAEGAHGGDGEERGPDARFRESHGVRGVGKSVRADWAVEFPHFLRANESGHAAPERCLAAHLLGDDEPIHFEVCNSRFEDNVTQRLRGAQLREDYTQLLDPRGVCLWADGTRSEEAFRKLRESELALPTLSAALEMLGMDDDEAEAAAKELHAWRSRQDGVTVRGDVV
- a CDS encoding ABC transporter permease subunit yields the protein MFELTRYDGRRRVRGSIYLSIGLSLLAAMVIWVYPSFRAEVDLDQLLSAYPEPILQVMGIQTMASLGGFLSFELYTFGWVILLGLYLAYSTAGTIADDVDRGRMDVLLAMPISRTRLVGERFAAVAVPVVVANLLPPIVVYVGAELIDEQLAAADVIAVHLFSIPYLFACAGIGLLASVVFDRAGIAQRVALGVTFALFLTESLLTGTDAEVVGAIAPMRYYDPNAILLEGSYDLAGAAILVAMTVALLVAAQLWFARADIA